The Argopecten irradians isolate NY chromosome 4, Ai_NY, whole genome shotgun sequence genome has a window encoding:
- the LOC138321408 gene encoding uncharacterized protein, giving the protein MAMSDPLISSQLNDVLDSYGLSKTFIDCRRIVFNCFCVGFSDETDDALDMVVGSKRDALCCYWNTESDIDMICIQPDMVFDEVNIETAKTFVSVMVDLKNPVFMLETGSHPGYTYLKWLANEKKGYLFTTFRGSTYLLNKTKELVIQSRSNPEMEVEVHGPALSNKISDEDNFNADMVSGFHCPSLPKDFDEWCNRKRHYNWPPSWIIEATKKYGCFVVGVGHPNSDTQAIEWRLSLSKTEYLLTKSFNHVQIKCYALMKLVLKWIIQPQIKEPLSSYHVKTVMFWMSEEHERQIWRPENLADCFMSSLMQLKMFVGNKRCPNYFITDVNLLEGKLEGGIYHRVLKVLDNIITEGPKVVYQCLPLNVRLIPSGCQHLNDPSCECLNKHLLENRIEEMQSNDWLISNNVISERDRIYRCCQFGLVDWYIINEIRNESMLHSHAFTSLSVLEKMGLLNKTIYTLQKGYIAKLRGHGHVSRIKMATYFYFRRRLGYCIPILSLVIKSMESSQEFELCPEDEASTSEVTEIEGVECIYLTQNKKGFQVSEIVFNPCDKRLIPPDLQDEMGRTKTVNGMHYEGWVFVDSIVYAYYLLIVTLHDMRRYSGIVSLFRRFRKVCTQQPGTIRIFRRDMAERLYDHALMLVWVATKGFTKLPG; this is encoded by the coding sequence ATGGCGATGTCTGACCCACTTATATCGAGTCAACTGAACGATGTGTTAGACAGCTATGGTCTCTCAAAAACTTTTATTGATTGCCGGAGAATAGTATTCAACTGTTTCTGTGTTGGTTTCTCGGATGAAACTGATGATGCACTTGATATGGTCGTCGGCAGTAAGCGGGATGCACTATGCTGTTATTGGAACACCGAATCAGACATAGATATGATCTGTATTCAGCCAGATATGGTTTTTGATGAAGTGAACATAGAAACAGCGAAAACTTTCGTATCGGTTATGGTTGATTTAAAAAATCCTGTATTTATGTTAGAAACCGGATCGCATCCTGGATATACATATCTAAAATGGCttgcaaatgaaaaaaaaggaTATCTTTTCACAACATTTAGAGGAAGTACATATCTTCTTAACAAAACTAAAGAATTAGTAATACAATCCAGGAGTAATCCCGAAATGGAAGTTGAAGTCCATGGGCCCGCATTAAGCAACAAGATTTCCGATGAGGACAATTTCAATGCTGACATGGTTTCGGGTTTCCATTGTCCGTCTTTACCGAAAGATTTCGACGAATGGTGTAACAGGAAAAGGCATTACAACTGGCCTCCCTCGTGGATCATAGAGGCCACAAAGAAATACGGTTGTTTTGTAGTCGGTGTCGGTCATCCAAACAGTGACACTCAAGCCATAGAATGGCGCCTGTCCTTGAGTAAAACGGAATATCTTCTCACCAAATCATTTAACCATGTCCAAATAAAATGCTACGCTCTAATGAAGTTGGTACTGAAATGGATTATACAACCACAGATAAAGGAGCCCCTAAGTTCATATCATGTTAAAACTGTCATGTTCTGGATGTCTGAAGAACATGAGAGACAAATCTGGAGACCAGAAAATCTGGCTGATTGTTTTATGTCTTCTCTGATGCAGTTAAAAATGTTCGTCGGAAATAAAAGATGTCCAAATTACTTCATCACTGATGTTAATTTGCTGGAAGGAAAGTTAGAAGGTGGAATTTATCATCGAGTGCTGAAGGTCTTAGATAACATTATCACAGAAGGTCCCAAGGTAGTGTACCAATGTTTACCACTGAATGTTCGTCTGATTCCTTCAGGATGTCAACATCTCAATGATCCGAGCTGTGAGTGTTTAAATAAACACCTCTTGGAAAATAGAATCGAGGAAATGCAATCCAATGATTggttaatatcaaataatgtgATTTCAGAGAGAGATCGTATTTATCGATGTTGTCAATTTGGCCTTGTTGATTGGTATATTATCAATGAGATCAGAAATGAGTCCATGCTGCATTCACATGCCTTCACATCTTTATCTGTTTTGGAAAAGATGGGTCTACTTAATAAAACCATCTACACGTTACAAAAAGGATATATTGCAAAGCTACGTGGTCATGGACACGTTTCTCGGATCAAAATGGCGACGTACTTTTATTTTAGAAGACGACTGGGTTATTGTATCCCTATCTTGTCGTTGGTGATAAAATCAATGGAGTCCAGTCAGGAATTCGAGTTGTGCCCTGAGGACGAGGCAAGTACAAGTGAAGTTACGGAAATAGAAGGAGTCGAGTGCATCTATCTCACACAGAACAAGAAAGGATTCCAGGTGTCAGAAATAGTGTTTAATCCGTGTGACAAGCGTCTTATCCCGCCCGATCTTCAGGACGAGATGGGGAGGACAAAAACTGTGAATGGTATGCACTATGAAGGCTGGGTGTTTGTCGACTCCATAGTATATGCGTACTACCTGCTGATTGTGACGCTACATGACATGCGTAGATACAGTGGCATCGTGTCATTGTTCAGACGGTTTCGCAAAGTCTGCACCCAACAACCCGGCACAATCCGTATTTTCAGGAGAGACATGGCGGAACGTCTTTACGACCACGCCCTCATGTTGGTTTGGGTTGCAACCAAAGGTTTCACTAAACTGCCCGGATGA